One Penaeus vannamei isolate JL-2024 chromosome 27, ASM4276789v1, whole genome shotgun sequence genomic window carries:
- the LOC113817307 gene encoding uncharacterized protein, whose translation MAAHGITFAALLLTLAALTHAADAAHKSDARLLFENADKSVTMGAESLFFIGAIFVGLLLVSSFLGLFGTTAKVAQPYDYASATGYGPPVYEEKTTFIQQLIEDAINKFL comes from the exons ATGGCCGCTCACG GAATCACCTTCgccgccctcctcctcaccctggcCGCCCTCACGCACGCAGCCGACGCCGCCCACAAAAGCGACGCACGACTTCTCTTCGAAAACGCCGACAAATCCGTCACCATGGGCGCCGAGTCCCTCTTCTTCATCGGGGCCATCTTCGTCGGCCTGCTCTTGGTCTCGTCTTTCCTGGGGCTCTTCGGGACAACGGCCAAGGTTGCTCAGCCCTACGACTACGCCTCCGCTAC CGGTTACGGTCCCCCAGTCTACGAAGAGAAGACCACCTTCATCCAGCAGTTGATTGAGGATGCCATCAACAAGTTCTTGTAG
- the LOC113817306 gene encoding uncharacterized protein encodes MAAHGITFAALLLALAALTHAADTTNKNDARLLFDDTDKSVTIGGASLFYIGAIAVGLLLLASFLGLFGTTAKVAQPYDYDYASATSYAAPAPAYDDKTTFVHQLIDDAVNKFQ; translated from the exons ATGGCCGCTCACG GAATCACCTtcgccgccctcctcctcgccctggcCGCCCTCACGCACGCAGCcgacaccaccaacaaaaacgaCGCACGACTTCTCTTCGACGACACCGACAAATCCGTCACTATCGGCGGCGCGTCCCTCTTCTACATCGGGGCCATCGCCGTCGGCCTGCTCTTGCTCGCGTCTTTCCTGGGGCTCTTCGGGACAACGGCCAAGGTTGCTCAGCCCTACGATTACGACTACGCCTCCGCCAC CTCTTATGCTGCCCCTGCTCCAGCCTACGATGACAAGACCACCTTCGTCCATCAGTTGATTGATGATGCTGTCAACAAGTTCCAGTAG